From one Chryseobacterium sp. 3008163 genomic stretch:
- a CDS encoding NAD(P)/FAD-dependent oxidoreductase: MNNYFDIIIIGGGIAGCIAAMHLHPFYKILVIEKPENTNVLHGETLVASSKRIFSELGIDIDAIMQNPLIGKPTIGMQSYWGTPHPIMQDSIQNPEGHGWSIDKNNFVNELQKITSERGIKIIRENIISVVEESQQWALITKTKEGFENNYQAKFIIDASGRRSLMAQKMNIKHLKKDQLIGIHGSIYIPTLKELSTIYTVENGWWYIAKLPNNKHLISFFTDSDLCDKKLTKDGEFFKNYFLAEKDLIKILEIKEEILDYEFLGTKASHSSYLKFPIQSNWIAIGDACLTFDPLSSQGMFNALAMAAQYSKLIIKSNVVHTLSRNIKNAFIAEYNRIAENIWSRYEYHHYIYYKMEKRWPNQLFWNRRHYLK, from the coding sequence ATGAATAACTATTTTGACATTATAATTATTGGAGGAGGTATAGCAGGGTGTATCGCTGCTATGCACCTCCATCCTTTTTATAAAATTTTAGTCATTGAAAAACCAGAAAACACAAATGTTTTACATGGGGAAACTTTAGTTGCATCTAGTAAACGTATTTTTAGTGAATTAGGAATTGATATTGATGCAATAATGCAAAATCCATTGATTGGTAAACCTACAATTGGTATGCAATCATATTGGGGAACCCCTCATCCCATCATGCAAGATAGTATACAGAATCCTGAAGGTCACGGCTGGTCTATCGATAAGAATAATTTTGTAAATGAATTACAAAAAATAACAAGCGAGCGAGGTATTAAGATCATTAGAGAAAATATCATTAGTGTTGTAGAAGAGTCTCAACAATGGGCTTTGATCACAAAGACCAAGGAGGGTTTTGAAAATAATTATCAAGCTAAATTTATCATAGATGCTTCAGGACGTAGAAGTTTGATGGCTCAAAAAATGAACATTAAGCATCTCAAAAAAGATCAACTTATTGGAATTCATGGAAGTATATACATCCCAACTCTAAAAGAACTTTCTACAATCTATACTGTTGAAAATGGATGGTGGTATATTGCTAAACTACCTAATAATAAACACTTGATCAGTTTCTTTACAGATTCCGACTTATGCGATAAAAAGTTGACAAAAGATGGAGAATTTTTTAAAAATTATTTTTTAGCTGAAAAAGATTTAATTAAAATTTTAGAAATTAAAGAAGAAATATTAGATTATGAATTTTTAGGTACAAAAGCATCACATTCGTCCTATCTTAAATTTCCAATACAATCGAATTGGATAGCAATTGGAGATGCATGTTTAACCTTTGATCCATTATCCTCTCAAGGAATGTTTAATGCTTTAGCAATGGCCGCACAATACTCCAAATTGATAATTAAATCGAATGTAGTTCATACCTTATCACGAAACATTAAAAATGCATTTATAGCAGAATACAATCGTATTGCCGAAAATATTTGGTCTCGTTATGAATATCATCATTACATCTATTACAAGATGGAAAAAAGATGGCCAAACCAATTATTTTGGAATAGGCGTCACTATCTTAAATAA